Proteins encoded together in one Nocardioides marinisabuli window:
- a CDS encoding DUF305 domain-containing protein: protein MSGACVPRPVLAAASLVVVLGLSACSGPAGDEQPAGSSAPVVRPGGPGDPTALVDPDDISAEDPWNHADVAFMQMMIPHHAQALEMSELAGERAASPQVRALAERIRAAQGPEIMSMAAWLDERGMDVPRAVEDAESWDHAAHGHDGMAGMLTETEMEELATSDGPEFDRLFLEGMIGHHEGALDMVDHVAVEGEDLRVSELAADIAVSQTAEIGRMEDLLRRV, encoded by the coding sequence TTGAGTGGTGCATGTGTCCCCCGTCCCGTCCTGGCCGCGGCCTCCCTCGTGGTCGTCCTGGGGCTCTCTGCGTGCAGCGGCCCGGCCGGCGACGAGCAGCCGGCCGGCTCGTCGGCGCCCGTCGTCCGGCCCGGAGGGCCCGGCGACCCGACGGCGCTGGTCGATCCCGACGACATCAGCGCCGAGGACCCGTGGAACCACGCGGACGTGGCCTTCATGCAGATGATGATCCCTCACCACGCCCAGGCGCTCGAGATGTCGGAGCTGGCCGGGGAGCGGGCGGCGAGCCCTCAGGTCCGCGCGCTCGCCGAGCGCATCCGCGCCGCCCAGGGCCCCGAGATCATGAGCATGGCCGCCTGGCTGGACGAACGTGGCATGGACGTGCCGCGCGCTGTCGAGGACGCGGAGTCGTGGGACCACGCAGCACACGGCCACGACGGCATGGCCGGCATGCTGACCGAGACCGAGATGGAGGAGCTGGCCACGAGCGACGGCCCGGAGTTCGACAGGCTCTTCCTCGAGGGCATGATCGGGCACCACGAAGGGGCGCTCGACATGGTGGACCACGTCGCCGTCGAGGGTGAGGACCTCCGCGTCAGCGAGCTGGCGGCCGACATCGCCGTGAGCCAGACCGCGGAGATCGGTCGCATGGAGGACCTGCTCCGGCGCGTGTGA
- a CDS encoding M23 family metallopeptidase — MPSPALLLTGLPGLLLVAALGPSASPWSPAPGEPAEPPSSVAAPAAAPGQPRAQGVWPLRPEPEVVETFDAPASPYAAGHRGVDLLGRAGQPVRTALDGEVSFTGRVAGRGVVVVSHGATRTTYEPVAASLAVGEAVVAGDVVGRLEVAPSHCVPRVCLHWGWIESGAASEQYLDPLRLVGAGPVRLLPLWTTTPLTPLGPAAPLAPSVAPPSYDTPYRAVLTSLAALL; from the coding sequence ATGCCCTCTCCCGCCCTGCTCCTGACCGGCCTCCCCGGACTGCTCCTGGTCGCTGCACTGGGCCCGTCGGCCTCACCCTGGTCGCCCGCACCCGGCGAGCCCGCGGAGCCCCCTTCCTCCGTGGCCGCCCCGGCGGCAGCGCCGGGCCAGCCGCGGGCACAGGGGGTCTGGCCGCTGCGTCCCGAGCCCGAGGTGGTCGAGACCTTCGACGCGCCGGCCTCCCCCTACGCGGCCGGCCACCGAGGCGTCGACCTGCTCGGGCGCGCCGGCCAGCCGGTGCGCACCGCGCTCGACGGCGAGGTCTCCTTCACCGGGCGGGTCGCCGGCCGCGGCGTCGTGGTGGTCTCCCACGGCGCGACCCGCACGACGTACGAGCCGGTGGCGGCGAGCCTGGCCGTCGGCGAGGCGGTGGTCGCCGGCGACGTCGTGGGGCGCCTGGAGGTCGCGCCGTCCCACTGCGTGCCCCGGGTGTGCCTGCACTGGGGCTGGATCGAGTCCGGCGCGGCCAGCGAGCAGTACCTCGACCCGCTGCGCCTGGTCGGCGCGGGCCCGGTCCGCCTGCTGCCGCTGTGGACCACCACCCCGCTCACCCCGCTCGGTCCAGCCGCCCCGCTCGCACCGAGCGTCGCGCCACCGTCGTACGACACCCCCTACCGAGCCGTCCTGACCAGCCTTGCTGCGCTCCTGTGA
- the dprA gene encoding DNA-processing protein DprA: MRVWQDDRLARVALSRIVEPGDPRLLASISSIGPVETLQQLADSHPDLAELQAETQARSGGLEPERILAIAARQGIRFVTPADDEWPHQLADLEQPRVQGRGGVPVGLWVRGPQRLDTLAGSVAVVGARTATGYGASVAGDIAAQVAGAGRPVVSGAAFGIDQAAHRGALGSDGSTVAVLACGADRIYPEAHRDLIEHLATRHAVVSEAPPGWSPMRMRFLSRNRLIAALTSGTVVVEAALRSGALNTANWAHQLNRPVMGVPGPVTSAQSQGVHQLVRVGAAGLVTTGPEVLEMVAESGQHLLEVPRGPETTRDRLDPVDRQVLDAVPVSRAVPSVSIARTAGIGPGTTDAVLVRLQEAGLVRSDGHGWRLAGLALP; this comes from the coding sequence ATGCGGGTCTGGCAGGACGACCGCCTCGCCCGTGTCGCGCTCTCGCGCATCGTCGAGCCCGGCGACCCGCGGCTGCTGGCCAGCATCAGCAGCATCGGCCCCGTCGAGACGCTGCAGCAGCTCGCCGACAGCCACCCGGACCTCGCCGAGCTGCAGGCCGAGACGCAGGCCCGCAGCGGTGGCCTCGAGCCCGAGCGCATCCTGGCCATCGCCGCCCGCCAGGGCATCCGGTTCGTCACCCCCGCCGACGACGAGTGGCCCCACCAGCTGGCCGACCTCGAGCAGCCCCGGGTGCAGGGACGCGGGGGAGTGCCGGTGGGGCTGTGGGTGCGCGGACCGCAGCGCCTCGACACCCTCGCAGGGTCGGTGGCGGTCGTCGGCGCCCGCACCGCCACCGGGTACGGCGCCTCGGTCGCCGGTGACATCGCCGCCCAGGTCGCCGGGGCCGGGCGTCCGGTGGTGTCCGGGGCCGCGTTCGGGATCGACCAGGCCGCGCACCGCGGAGCCCTCGGCAGCGACGGGTCGACCGTCGCGGTGCTGGCCTGCGGTGCCGACCGGATCTACCCCGAGGCGCACCGCGACCTCATCGAGCACCTCGCCACCCGTCACGCCGTCGTCTCCGAGGCGCCACCCGGCTGGTCGCCGATGCGGATGCGCTTCCTGAGCCGCAACCGCCTGATCGCAGCGCTGACCAGCGGCACCGTCGTGGTCGAGGCCGCACTGCGCAGCGGGGCGCTGAACACCGCCAACTGGGCCCACCAGCTCAACCGGCCGGTGATGGGGGTGCCCGGTCCCGTGACCTCGGCGCAGTCCCAGGGGGTGCACCAGCTGGTGCGGGTCGGGGCAGCGGGGCTGGTGACCACCGGCCCCGAGGTGCTCGAGATGGTCGCCGAGTCGGGGCAGCACCTGCTGGAGGTCCCGCGCGGGCCCGAGACGACCCGCGACCGGCTCGACCCGGTCGACCGCCAGGTCCTCGACGCGGTGCCGGTCTCGCGGGCCGTCCCGAGCGTCTCGATCGCCCGCACCGCCGGCATCGGCCCGGGGACGACCGACGCCGTCCTGGTGCGGTTGCAGGAGGCCGGGCTGGTGCGCAGCGACGGCCACGGGTGGCGGCTCGCCGGGCTGGCTCTGCCGTGA
- a CDS encoding TadE/TadG family type IV pilus assembly protein codes for MAGGVRRAPERERGAAAVEFALVVPLLLVLVFGIISYGYMLSFRQSISQAAAEGARAAALAPPTVSDRAPIAFAAIQSVLGVPCNSGYLSCVAAPDSACGCIDVTVSWDYAGDPSKPKLVYDFALPATLSYTASSTLGS; via the coding sequence ATGGCTGGAGGGGTTCGGCGCGCGCCTGAGCGCGAGCGGGGTGCGGCCGCGGTCGAGTTCGCGCTCGTGGTGCCGCTGCTGCTCGTGCTGGTCTTCGGCATCATCAGCTACGGCTACATGCTCAGCTTCCGGCAGTCCATCAGCCAGGCCGCGGCGGAAGGGGCGCGCGCCGCAGCACTCGCACCACCCACGGTCAGCGACAGGGCCCCCATCGCGTTCGCAGCGATCCAGAGCGTCCTGGGGGTCCCCTGCAACAGCGGCTACCTCTCCTGCGTGGCCGCGCCCGACTCGGCCTGCGGCTGCATCGACGTCACAGTGTCGTGGGACTACGCCGGTGACCCCTCCAAACCCAAGCTCGTCTACGACTTCGCGCTTCCCGCCACCTTGTCCTACACCGCGTCCTCCACGCTCGGCTCATGA
- a CDS encoding YraN family protein, producing MTATAASRQALGAYGERVAARHLVEQGMTLLERNWRCPVGEVDLVLQEGEVLVVCEVKTRAGDEGGSPHEAVTPAKLERLQRLGEEWQVARDVRLPEVRVDLVAVRLAAKGAAEVEHVRGLV from the coding sequence ATGACAGCGACAGCAGCGAGCCGGCAGGCCCTCGGGGCGTACGGCGAGAGGGTGGCGGCGCGCCACCTGGTGGAGCAGGGGATGACCCTGCTCGAGCGCAACTGGCGGTGCCCGGTCGGCGAGGTCGACCTGGTGCTCCAGGAGGGCGAGGTCCTCGTGGTGTGCGAGGTGAAGACCCGGGCGGGTGACGAGGGCGGCTCGCCGCACGAGGCGGTGACCCCCGCCAAGCTGGAGCGCCTGCAACGCCTCGGCGAGGAGTGGCAGGTGGCGCGCGACGTGCGTCTGCCGGAGGTGCGGGTCGACCTGGTCGCGGTCCGGCTGGCCGCGAAGGGCGCCGCCGAGGTCGAGCACGTGCGGGGGCTGGTCTGA
- a CDS encoding ribonuclease HII: MSLLPKGSTVRRDAGLYGYERALRRHGLEAVAGVDEAGRGACAGPLVAGACILPPGRSGIVPGLADSKLLTEKARERCYDQVVRRAVAWSVVVVSHEECDRLGMHVANIEALRRAVALLDVPADYVLTDGFPVDGLGVPGLAVWKGDRVAACISAASVLAKVTRDRLMRDLDRDWPAYDFKTHKGYITDTHTRALEEHGPSPVHRMRFVNVRRAAGLPS; this comes from the coding sequence GTGTCGCTGCTGCCGAAGGGGTCCACGGTCCGGCGCGACGCCGGGCTCTACGGCTACGAGCGCGCCCTGCGCCGCCACGGGCTCGAGGCCGTCGCCGGCGTCGACGAGGCCGGTCGCGGGGCCTGCGCGGGGCCCCTGGTCGCCGGCGCCTGCATCCTGCCGCCCGGGCGCAGCGGGATCGTGCCGGGGCTCGCCGACTCCAAGCTGCTCACCGAGAAGGCCCGCGAGCGCTGCTACGACCAGGTCGTGCGGCGCGCCGTCGCCTGGTCGGTCGTGGTGGTCTCCCACGAGGAGTGCGACCGCCTGGGCATGCACGTGGCCAACATCGAGGCGCTGCGACGGGCGGTGGCCCTGCTCGACGTGCCCGCCGACTACGTGCTCACCGACGGCTTCCCCGTCGACGGGCTCGGCGTGCCGGGGCTCGCGGTGTGGAAGGGCGACCGGGTCGCGGCGTGCATCTCGGCCGCGTCGGTGCTCGCGAAGGTGACCCGCGACCGCCTGATGCGCGACCTCGACCGCGACTGGCCGGCGTACGACTTCAAGACGCACAAGGGCTACATCACCGACACCCACACGCGCGCGCTCGAGGAGCACGGTCCCTCGCCGGTGCACCGGATGCGCTTCGTCAACGTGCGCCGGGCGGCCGGGCTGCCCTCCTGA
- a CDS encoding tyrosine recombinase XerC, which translates to MADDAQQEADALPEALARVLGDYEQHLAVERDLTPHSVRAYVTDVAGLLEHARRLGLDDVGRLDLRTLRSWLAQQQSLGRSRTTIARRATAARVFTAWLARTGRAEQDVGSSLASPRAHRTLPAVLRRDEADELIRAATDLADDGSPVGLRDVAMLELLYATGIRVGELAGLDVDDVDRERNVVRVLGKGRKERSVPFGRPAARALDFWTRHGRPQLVVEGSGPALFLGARGGRIDQRAVRTLVHKRIAEVPGAPDIGPHGLRHTAATHLLEGGADLRSVQELLGHASLATTQLYTHVTTDRLRAAYRQAHPRA; encoded by the coding sequence ATGGCCGACGACGCGCAGCAGGAGGCAGACGCGCTGCCCGAGGCCCTCGCCCGGGTCCTCGGCGACTACGAGCAGCACCTCGCCGTCGAGCGCGACCTGACCCCGCACTCGGTGCGCGCCTACGTCACCGACGTGGCCGGTCTCCTCGAGCACGCCCGACGGCTCGGGCTCGACGACGTCGGCCGCCTCGACCTGCGCACCCTGCGCAGCTGGCTGGCCCAGCAGCAGAGCCTCGGCAGGTCGCGCACCACCATCGCCCGGCGCGCCACCGCCGCCCGCGTCTTCACGGCCTGGCTGGCGCGCACCGGCCGCGCCGAGCAGGACGTCGGGTCGAGCCTGGCCAGCCCCCGGGCCCACCGCACGCTGCCGGCCGTGCTGCGCCGCGACGAGGCCGACGAGCTGATCCGCGCCGCCACCGACCTGGCCGACGACGGCAGCCCGGTGGGGCTGCGCGACGTGGCGATGTTGGAGCTGCTCTACGCCACCGGCATCCGGGTCGGGGAGCTCGCCGGCCTCGACGTCGACGACGTCGACCGCGAGCGCAACGTGGTGCGGGTGCTGGGCAAGGGCCGCAAGGAGCGCAGCGTGCCCTTCGGGCGCCCGGCCGCGCGGGCGCTCGACTTCTGGACCCGCCACGGCCGCCCGCAGCTGGTCGTCGAGGGCTCGGGGCCCGCGCTCTTCCTCGGGGCCCGGGGCGGGCGCATCGACCAGCGGGCGGTGCGCACGCTGGTGCACAAGCGCATCGCCGAGGTGCCCGGCGCCCCCGACATCGGTCCGCACGGCCTGCGCCACACCGCCGCCACCCACCTGCTCGAGGGCGGGGCCGACCTGCGCTCGGTGCAGGAGCTGCTCGGCCACGCCTCGCTGGCCACGACCCAGCTCTACACGCACGTGACCACCGACCGGCTGCGAGCGGCGTACCGCCAGGCCCACCCGCGCGCCTGA
- a CDS encoding pilus assembly protein TadG-related protein, protein MKRAIQRRRRRDRHETGAVAVFVAVTSLLLVTMGAFAVDLGMQRVVRSDMQALADVVAIDAARLLDGRTAQQVTSGDPTHDSLDEVVAASLSRNRSRVGQVRDLTPTLVTLTTDTRGARVPVRDPAGDPVPVPADQVPDAVLVTATGSVDFAFAVGEGQATRSALANASTYACFRLGSFAAALDTGGTPVGDVFDAMVKDALGLNLKAVGYQGLLRTTLDLGQLAARLGIGSPQELASLGAVRVADLLDASAHVLGQEGNSSAQAEVLSMARGVTQSLRVDVGQILSVGDGSVLEGRLNVVDLLGSVALGVGAVVSNGNNFLDTGVAWSTPHVSSGNIELRAIEAPQQACGTVGSAVARTAQVALAADLGFTLPNKLGLGSLGSLDVSIPTDPTSKNGTLRVAATLAGASGRLVSATCGGGTATDPEGIGVMIDTNLLTTEVSLPFRLRGTIDTTGSSILPGTVLNDLLSSLFGLLATVTKVEVTFDVMARTSVASSTPGSVATAPTNYLVPPRDYSDVESSAAGSPVALPSAGVVLDAAQSTVSVRISTLTGARTSTVSLTQLNLAPILNALTSSVITTSTASVIANVNKALVPVSSLLGIRTAGADLLAVTPPVCGHPSLVG, encoded by the coding sequence ATGAAGCGAGCCATCCAGCGTCGTCGGCGACGCGACCGCCACGAGACGGGGGCCGTCGCGGTCTTCGTGGCCGTGACGTCCCTGCTCCTCGTCACGATGGGTGCGTTCGCGGTCGACCTCGGTATGCAGCGGGTCGTCCGCAGCGACATGCAAGCACTCGCCGACGTCGTCGCCATCGACGCTGCCAGACTTCTCGACGGTCGGACCGCTCAGCAGGTGACGTCCGGTGATCCGACCCATGATTCCCTCGACGAAGTCGTCGCCGCGAGCCTCTCCAGGAACAGAAGCCGGGTCGGCCAGGTCAGGGACCTGACGCCCACCCTGGTCACCCTGACGACCGACACACGGGGTGCACGCGTCCCGGTGCGTGACCCAGCGGGCGACCCGGTGCCCGTGCCGGCTGACCAGGTGCCCGACGCAGTGCTCGTCACGGCCACTGGGAGCGTCGACTTCGCATTCGCGGTGGGTGAGGGACAGGCCACGCGTTCTGCGCTCGCCAACGCGTCGACCTACGCGTGCTTCAGGCTCGGGTCGTTCGCTGCGGCCCTCGACACGGGTGGTACGCCCGTCGGGGACGTTTTCGACGCGATGGTCAAGGACGCCCTCGGGTTGAACCTCAAGGCCGTCGGATACCAGGGCCTGCTGCGCACGACCCTGGACCTGGGCCAGCTCGCAGCCCGACTCGGCATCGGGTCGCCGCAGGAGCTGGCGTCCCTCGGCGCTGTGCGGGTCGCCGACCTGCTCGATGCCAGTGCTCATGTGCTGGGACAAGAAGGGAACAGCTCCGCCCAGGCCGAGGTGCTCTCCATGGCCCGGGGAGTCACACAGAGCCTCCGTGTGGACGTGGGGCAGATCCTGTCGGTCGGCGACGGCTCGGTGCTCGAGGGCAGGCTCAACGTCGTCGACCTGCTCGGGTCGGTTGCGTTGGGGGTGGGGGCAGTGGTCTCCAACGGCAACAACTTCCTGGACACCGGAGTCGCCTGGTCGACGCCGCACGTCTCGTCGGGGAACATCGAGCTGAGGGCGATCGAGGCGCCGCAGCAGGCATGCGGCACCGTCGGCAGTGCTGTGGCGCGCACGGCGCAGGTCGCCCTCGCCGCAGACCTCGGTTTCACCCTCCCCAACAAGCTCGGCCTCGGTTCGCTGGGGTCGCTCGACGTCAGCATCCCGACGGATCCGACGAGCAAGAACGGGACGTTGCGCGTGGCTGCAACCCTGGCGGGCGCCTCCGGCCGGCTCGTCTCGGCGACCTGCGGTGGTGGGACTGCCACGGACCCCGAGGGCATCGGCGTCATGATCGACACGAACCTGCTCACCACCGAGGTGTCTCTGCCCTTCCGCCTCAGGGGGACGATCGACACGACGGGCAGCAGCATCCTCCCCGGCACAGTGCTCAACGACCTCCTCAGCTCGCTCTTCGGACTTCTGGCGACCGTCACCAAGGTCGAGGTGACCTTCGATGTCATGGCTCGCACCTCCGTGGCGTCGTCGACGCCCGGCTCCGTGGCCACCGCGCCGACCAACTACCTGGTCCCTCCGCGTGACTACTCCGATGTCGAGTCCTCGGCTGCGGGCTCCCCGGTTGCGCTGCCGTCGGCAGGAGTGGTCCTCGATGCGGCCCAGAGCACCGTCTCGGTGAGGATCAGCACGTTGACCGGCGCCCGGACGAGCACCGTCTCCCTGACCCAGCTGAACCTCGCGCCGATACTGAACGCGCTGACCTCCTCGGTCATCACCACCTCCACAGCGAGCGTGATCGCCAACGTGAACAAGGCCCTCGTGCCCGTGTCCAGCCTGCTGGGCATCCGGACCGCGGGCGCCGACCTGCTCGCCGTGACGCCGCCTGTGTGCGGGCACCCCTCGCTGGTCGGCTGA
- a CDS encoding DUF2469 domain-containing protein codes for MSAEELEQYEAEMELTLYREYRDVVGIFKYVVETDRRFYLCNQVDVKARTEQGDVFFEVSMSDAWVWDMYRPARFAKNVKVLTFKDVNVEELQPSEVEPPEA; via the coding sequence GTGAGCGCCGAGGAGCTCGAGCAGTACGAGGCCGAGATGGAGCTGACCCTCTACCGCGAGTACCGCGACGTGGTGGGGATCTTCAAGTACGTCGTCGAGACCGACCGCCGGTTCTACCTGTGCAACCAGGTCGACGTGAAGGCGCGCACCGAGCAGGGCGACGTGTTCTTCGAGGTCTCGATGAGCGACGCGTGGGTGTGGGACATGTACCGCCCCGCGCGCTTCGCCAAGAACGTCAAGGTGCTGACCTTCAAGGACGTCAACGTCGAGGAGCTGCAGCCCTCCGAGGTCGAGCCGCCCGAGGCCTGA
- a CDS encoding YqjF family protein: MPATSSATPPGQGPPLPGRAIMDQWWRDITFLHWPVDPAVVAPMMPRGVRPDLYDGAAWVGLIPFRMVDAGVGEGHPAPWLGTFLETNVRLYSTDDRGRHGVVFRSLDADRLAVVAGANAGFGVPYKWARMSAGRRDGGWRYEMRRRTGGRPRSVIDVEVGEPVDPDPLELFLTARFGLHTSVLGRTLWVPNTHGPWPLHRARVRELHDELVTAAGLPGVATTPPVSVLHSPGVRTRFGTPQPVR; the protein is encoded by the coding sequence GTGCCAGCCACCTCGAGCGCGACTCCCCCGGGCCAGGGCCCGCCGCTGCCCGGTCGGGCGATCATGGACCAGTGGTGGCGCGACATCACGTTCCTGCACTGGCCCGTCGACCCCGCCGTGGTCGCGCCGATGATGCCCCGGGGGGTGCGCCCCGACCTGTACGACGGTGCCGCCTGGGTCGGCCTGATCCCGTTCCGGATGGTCGACGCGGGCGTCGGCGAGGGGCACCCGGCCCCGTGGCTGGGGACCTTCCTCGAGACCAACGTGCGCCTCTACTCCACCGACGACCGGGGCCGCCACGGCGTCGTCTTCCGCTCGCTCGACGCCGACCGCCTGGCCGTCGTCGCCGGGGCCAACGCCGGCTTCGGGGTGCCCTACAAGTGGGCCCGGATGTCGGCCGGACGGCGGGACGGCGGGTGGCGCTACGAGATGCGCCGTCGCACCGGCGGGCGCCCGCGCAGCGTCATCGACGTCGAGGTCGGCGAGCCGGTCGACCCCGACCCGTTGGAGCTGTTCCTCACCGCCCGCTTCGGCTTGCACACCTCCGTGCTGGGGCGCACCCTGTGGGTGCCCAACACGCACGGTCCCTGGCCGCTGCACCGCGCCCGGGTGCGCGAGCTGCACGACGAGCTGGTGACCGCCGCCGGCCTGCCCGGCGTCGCGACCACCCCTCCCGTCTCGGTGCTGCACTCGCCGGGCGTGCGCACCCGGTTCGGGACGCCCCAGCCGGTGCGGTGA
- a CDS encoding YifB family Mg chelatase-like AAA ATPase codes for MPFATARTVSLHGAVGHLIHVQADVSPGQVGTTLVGRPDIAISEARDRVRMAIINSGLGWPATKRITVLLSPADLRKRGTHFDLAMALAVLAADAVMTERSLEGCLFVGELTLDGGLRPVAGVLPMVLAAREAGIHTVFVPEPQAAEAAMVPGTTVFGMRSLRQVVAQLCGQEVPDAPPVASSSGASLLSWRGSDRRDEADMSDLIGMADARYAAEVAAAGGHHLLLQGPKGSGKTTLAERIPTILPDLEPEESLELTAIHSLAGVLDPSRGMLTRPPYSAPHHDASKASIVGGGSGQVRPGELSRSHCGVLLLDEFPLFRADVIEALREPLENGEITVARAEELVTLPARGMVVLAANPCPCGDFRADAGANRCSCRDTVRRDYRRKVTGPVTDRIDITRQVDPVRPHERRDPLAVRETSAIVRERVARARRRQAERYRGCTWRLNSQVPGAALRESWPLREDGQAMLDKALYNAEVTSRGAVRVHRLAWSVLDLLPDVDAERRPGKDEVDTALRLRSGDPLMLSVLERGA; via the coding sequence ATGCCGTTCGCGACCGCCCGGACGGTGTCGCTGCACGGCGCCGTCGGGCACCTCATCCACGTGCAGGCCGACGTCTCGCCGGGCCAGGTGGGCACCACCCTGGTCGGGCGGCCCGACATCGCCATCAGCGAGGCCCGCGACCGGGTGCGGATGGCCATCATCAACTCCGGTCTCGGGTGGCCGGCCACCAAGCGCATCACGGTGCTGCTCTCCCCGGCGGACCTGCGCAAGCGCGGCACCCACTTCGACCTGGCCATGGCGCTGGCCGTCCTGGCGGCGGACGCGGTGATGACCGAGAGGTCGCTCGAGGGCTGCCTCTTCGTCGGCGAGCTCACCCTCGACGGCGGGCTGCGGCCGGTGGCCGGCGTGCTGCCGATGGTGCTGGCCGCCCGCGAGGCCGGCATCCACACCGTGTTCGTGCCCGAGCCGCAGGCCGCCGAGGCCGCGATGGTGCCCGGCACCACCGTCTTCGGGATGCGCTCGCTGCGCCAGGTCGTCGCCCAGCTGTGCGGGCAGGAGGTGCCCGACGCGCCCCCCGTCGCCTCGTCGTCGGGGGCCAGCCTGCTCTCCTGGCGCGGCTCCGACCGCCGCGACGAGGCCGACATGTCCGACCTGATCGGCATGGCCGACGCGCGGTACGCCGCCGAGGTCGCCGCCGCGGGCGGTCACCACCTGCTGCTGCAGGGGCCCAAGGGGTCGGGCAAGACCACGCTCGCCGAGCGCATCCCCACGATCCTGCCCGACCTCGAGCCGGAGGAGTCCCTCGAGCTGACCGCCATCCACTCGTTGGCCGGCGTGCTCGACCCGAGCCGGGGCATGCTCACCCGGCCGCCGTACTCGGCGCCCCACCACGACGCCAGCAAGGCCAGCATCGTCGGCGGCGGCAGCGGTCAGGTGCGCCCCGGCGAGCTCAGCCGCTCCCACTGCGGCGTCCTCCTCCTCGACGAGTTCCCCCTCTTCCGCGCCGACGTCATCGAGGCGCTGCGCGAACCGCTCGAGAACGGCGAGATCACCGTCGCCCGGGCCGAGGAGCTGGTCACCCTGCCGGCCCGGGGGATGGTCGTGCTGGCCGCCAACCCGTGCCCCTGCGGCGACTTCCGTGCCGATGCCGGCGCCAACCGGTGCTCGTGCCGCGACACCGTGCGCCGCGACTACCGCCGCAAGGTCACCGGCCCGGTCACCGACCGCATCGACATCACGCGCCAGGTCGACCCGGTGCGACCCCACGAGCGGCGCGACCCCCTCGCCGTGCGCGAGACCTCCGCGATCGTGCGCGAACGCGTCGCCCGCGCCCGGCGGCGCCAGGCCGAGCGCTACCGCGGGTGCACCTGGCGGCTCAACTCCCAGGTCCCCGGAGCCGCACTGCGCGAGAGCTGGCCGCTGCGCGAGGACGGGCAGGCGATGCTCGACAAGGCCCTCTACAACGCCGAAGTGACCAGCCGCGGCGCCGTCCGGGTGCACCGGCTGGCCTGGTCGGTGCTCGACCTGCTGCCCGACGTCGACGCCGAGCGGCGACCGGGCAAGGACGAGGTCGACACGGCGCTGCGGCTGCGGTCCGGTGACCCCCTGATGCTGAGCGTCCTCGAGCGGGGTGCCTGA